Genomic window (Streptomyces liliiviolaceus):
GCGACGTCGGCGGCGAACTGCTGGTGGAACCTCGCCTTCTCGATGTACAGGTCGGTGACCTGGCCGCCGTCGGGGAGCGTGAGCGGAACCGGCCGAAGGGCCTCACCGAGGGTGCTGCCGGGGAACTTGCCCGACAACGCGATGGCGCTCTCCCCCTCGTCCGGCAGGAAGGCCGCGACGAACACGAGCGCCTTGACGTTGCCGAGCCCCTTGGCGGCGTTGCTGATGACGGATCCGCCGTAGGAGTGTCCGACCAGCACCACCGGGCCCTCGATGGACTCCACGAGCTGCCTGACGTATGCGGCGTCGCCACTGAGTGTCCGCAGCGGATTGCTCGCGGCCACCACCGGGTATGCGTGCGCCTGGAGTTTTTCGACCACCCCGTTCCAGCTGGAGGAGTCCGCGAACGCGCCGTGGACGAGGACAATGGTGGGATTCTGTGCACTCATGGGATCGGCCTTTCGATGTGCCGGGAAATGCGCTCGTCATTTCGAGCGTGTGGAGGTGGTTTCTGCGCGTCGGGATCCCCTCGACGGGCACTCCGGAAAGCTGCCCGGTCTCCGCGCGTGTTCGCCCGTACGCGGAGCCGGTCGGGCGGTCGCCGGTCAGGCGGTTCGTCGGTCAGGCGGTATTTCGGTAAGGCTGTCAGTCGGTGCCCAAAGCCTTGCGCAGGACGTGGACGGCCTGCTCGACGGCCGCGCTCGAAGCCTGCGTTCCGCGGACGGGGTTCAGCATCATGAAGTCGTGCAGGCTCGCGTTGTAGCGGATGCTGGTGGTAGCGACGCCCGCCTGGATCAACTTGCGGGCGTAGGCCTCGCCCTCGTCGCGCAGCACGTCGTTCTCGTCGACGATGACGAGCGCCGGCGGCAGACCCCGGAGGTCGTCGAGCGTGGCCCGCAGCGGGGACGCGGTGATCTGCGCGCGCTCGGCGGGATCAGTGGTGTACGCGTCCCAGAACCACTCCATGGCCTTCGCCGTCAGGTGGGGACCGTGCGCGAAGGTCCGGTAGCTCTCGGTGTCCTGGGCGGCGTCGGTCACCGGGTAGTACAGCGACTGGTGCAGGAAGACCACGTCGCCGCGCTGCTTGGCCATGTGGGTCAGGGCGGCGGTCATGTTGCCGCCGACGGAGTCACCGGCGACCACGAGCCGCGAGCCGTCCAGTCCTTCCTCGGCTCCCTCGGTGGTGATCCACCGAGCGGTGGCGTAGGCCTGCTCGATGGCGACGGGGTACTTGGCCTCGGGAGACCGGTCGTACTCCACGAAGACCACGGCGGCCCCGGCCCCGACGGACAGTTCGCGCACCAGCCGGTCGTGCGTACCGGCGTTGCCGAGGATCCAGCCACCGCCGTGGATGTAGAGGATCACCGGCAGGACACCGGTGGCACCGGCCGGCTTCACGATGCGCACCCGCACGTCACCGACACCGGTGGGAAGGGTGATCCACTTCTCGTCCGCCTCCGGCTTCTCCACGGGCTGTGCCTGGACGTCGTCGAGGAGCTTGCGCGCCCCCTCGACTCCGAGTTCGTGCAGCAGTGGCGGCTTTGCGGTGGCGTCGGCGAAATCCTGGGCGGCGGGTTCGAGAATGACATCGCTCACGGCGGGCTCCTTCGGCATCGGGCGAGGCTGGGTTTTCACCTCATGAGACCGGGCCGAGAGCTTTTGTGTGACACGACATGATGAAAGGCGATGCACGCCGTGCGGTTGTGGCCGCGTGACCGCTATTCGATGTTCTGGCCGTCGGTGCCGGAGAAACCGGGCAGCGGAGTGCCGTCGACATAAAGATCCACATGTTCGTTGTAGAACGCGGTCATTCCCGCGATGCGGCTGGCCTGAATCGTGGGGAAGTCGTACGTCCAGGCGATGTCGGCATGAGGTCCGGAGGCACCGTCGAACGACCAGTAGGCGCTCGTGGTCCCCTTGTAGGGACATCGGGTCACGGTGTCCGACTGCCGCAGCCGGGTCCAGTCGATGTGGGTACGGTCGAGGTAGTAGCGGGTGGGCAGCCCGGTCTCGAACAGCTTCACGCAGTCGGGCGCCTCCGCCAGCACCACTCCCTCCACCTCCACGCGGACAGTGCTGGAGGAACGCAGGGCGTCCACGCGGGAGTACGGGCTTCTGGGGTGGACGAAGACCGGCTCGTCCTCCTCGAACCAGGCGTCCAGCGCGTCCCATTCGAACCGCACGGTGTCGTGCAGCGGTCCCGGGGCACCCTCTCCCCACACCCATGCCGCGCCCGCGCGGGCCTCGGCTCCGACCCGCAACGTGTGACGGTGCGCGGGTCCGGCGCCGAGCTGCTCCGTGTGTTTGTCGTCGTGCAGCACACCGTCGACCAGATCCTCGACGGGAATGCTGTACTCCGGGTACGCCTGCCATTCCCAGACGTACAGGGCGCGGCGCGAGTCGAAGACGACACGGCCGCCGATCAGGCCCCGGATGCGGCGTGGCACGGGTTCGACGTGCCCGACCGGCACGATGAGGCTGGGGTGCAGAACGCTCTCGACTGCCATGGTGGTCACCTTGGTTCGTTCGCTGACTGTGCGTTCGCCTGCCCTGTCGCGGGCGGGGTTCCGCTACGGGCGGAGGTCCGTCACGGGCGGGAAAACGGCTCCGGGTGGAGTGGGCCCCGCCCACACGTTCGATGGTATCCGGTGTGAACAGTGGTGGCCCCGGTGTCACAGAACGCGAGGGTGCCCGGTCAGTGGGCCGTAACCATTTCACCGTGTGAGGAGACTCCATCATGGACGCACGCATCAACTACTTCGGCAACGCCCTCGCCGGCAAGGTCATGAGGCATCTGAACTCGGCCGGCGCGATCGTGGCTCCGGCCCTGCCCGTCGCCACCCAGGAACTGGTGAAGATCCGCGCCAGCCAGATCAACGGCTGCGGCTTCTGCACCGACATGCACGCCAAGGAGGCCACCGCGGCCGGGGAGACGCAGGTGCGCCTCAACCTGGTGGCCGCATGGCGTGAGGCCACCGTCTTCAGCGATGCCGAGCGTGCGGCGCTGGAACTGACCGAGCAGGGCACGCGCCTCGCGGACAACCCGGCCGGTGTGACGGACGAGGCATGGGCCGGCGCCGCCAAGTTCTACGACGAGGACCAACTGGCCGCGCTGATCTCGCTGATCGCACTCATCAACGCCTACAACCGCATCAATGTCATCAACCGTCAGCCGGCGGGCGACTACCAGGTCGGCATGTTCGGCTGACCCTCCGCGTGCGGGCGCACGGAGGGCCGGCAGGCTCCTCCGTGCGCCCGCACGGTGCCCGAGGGATGATCCTCACCACCACCGGTCCGTGCCGCAGCTGTCACACATCGCGGCACGGACCGGTCATGTCCGGCGTAAGCGACCTGCCGCCCACAGCCCGCGGCGGGGCCGGCCCGGAACCCCGAGGACTGCCATGACGAACCCCTTCGACCCCGCCCGGACACGGCACGTGAGAACCGACGTCCTGGAGATCGCCTACCACGAGGCCGGCCCCGCACACGGTGACACCGTGGTACTTCTGCACGGCTTCCCCTACGACATCCACTCGTACGACACCGTCGCTCCGCTCCTGGGCCGACAGGGGTTCCGTGTCGTCGTCCCCTATCTGCGCGGGCACGGACCCACCGCCTTCCGGTCCGCGTCACAGCCCCGCTCGGGGCAGCAGGCCGCCCTGGGAGCGGACGTCGTCGCGCTCCTGGACGCACTCGGTGTCGAGCGGGCCTACCTCGCCGGATACGACTGGGGCGGCCGCGCCGCCAACGTCGCCGCGGCACTGTGGCCCGAGCGGGTCCTCGGGCTGGTCTCGGTCAACAGCTATCTCATCCAGGACATCAGCGCGGCGGCGCGGCCTCTGGCGCCCGAACTGGAAGCCGGTTTCTGGTATTTCCACTACTTCCTCACCGAGCGCGGCCGGGCCGGCCTCGCCGCCGACCCCCAGGGCGTCGCACGGGTCATCTGGAAACGGAACTCCCCCGAGTGGCCCTTCACCCCGGAGGACCTGGCCCGCACCGCGCAGTCCTTCGCCAACCCCGACTACACCGATGTCGTCATCCACTCCTACCGCCACCGGCTCGGTTTCGCACCGGGCGCAGAACCCTACGAGGAGTTGGAAGCCCGCCTGGCCGAACTGCCCGGCATCCCCGTCCCGACGATCACCCTGGACGGCACGTCCGACGGCAACTTCCCGGCGACGGACGGTTCGTCGAGCGCTCACCACTTCACCGGGCCCCGACTGCACCGTCAGGTGCCCGGCGCCGGCCACAACCTCCCGCAGGAACGCCCCCATGCCTTCGCCGAGGCCGTACGCGACGTGCGCGCGCTCCGACGGGACCACGCGCCGCTCGGCACCGGCTGACACCAGGATCCGACATGCCCCTCACCCCGTCGTACGACAGCCCACCTCCCCTGCGTCTGGCCGACGCCCACGGCCGGGCAACCCTGCTGGTCACCGTCCTGGGCTCCAGCGTGGTGATGCTCGGCTCGACCGTCACCAATGTGGCACTGCCCCGTATCGGCGACGACTTCGACGCCGACCTCGCGGTTCTGCAGTGGACCGTGAACGCCTACATGCTCACCTTGGCGGGGCTGATCCTCCTGGGCGGAGCGCTGGGCGACCGCTTCGGCAGGCGACGCGTCTTCGTCGTGGGCGTCCTGTGGTTCGCGGCGGCCTCGTTCCTGTGCGGGATCGCGCCCGACACCCACACACTGATCGCTGCCCGAGCGCTCCAAGGCGTCGGGGGCGCTCTGCTCACCCCGGGATCACTGGCGATCATCGAGGCCTCCTTCCATCCGGACGACCGGCCCCGCGCGATCGGACTGTGGTCGGGTTTCGGGGGCGTGGGCGCGGCTCTCGGGCCCTTCGTGGGCGGCTGGCTGGTCGACGGCCCCGGCTGGCGCTGGACCTTCTTCCTGACCATTCCACCCGCTCTGCTGTGTGTGCCCCTGGCGCTGCGCCATGTGCCGGAGTCGGTGGGCGCGTCCCGGCGGAAGACCGCTCCGCCCGGCGAGACGCGACACCGGATGCCGGGATTCGACGTCACCGGGGCCGCCCTGGCCACGTACACGCTGACCGAGGCCCGGACCGGCGGGCCGGCCGTCCTCGGCGCGGCCACGGGCAGTGTCCTGGCCGGCTGGGCGTTCCTTGTGGTCGAGCGGCGCGGCAGCGATCCGATGGTGCCGTTGTCGATCTTATCGTCACGGCAGTTCACCGCAGTCAACGTGATCACCCTGTGCGTCTACGCCGGCACCGCGGGATTCTTCTTCCTCACCGCCCTGGAACTGCAGATCGTCGTCGGGTACTCGGCACTCGCGGCGGGGGCGGCCATGCTGCCGAACACCGCGCTGATGCTGCTGTTCTCCTCCCGCTCGGCCCTCCTCGCCAAGCGGCTCGGACCGCGCGTGCCGCTCACGCTGGGCCCGTTGGTGTGCGGTGCGGGCATGCTGCTGATGCTGCGCGTGGGCCCCGACGCCTCCTACTCGCAGGACATACTGCCCGCCCTGCTGGTGATGGGCTGCGGCATGGTCGTCATGGTCGCTCCGCTGACCATGACCCTGCTGTCATCGGTGGACGCCGAGCACGCCGGACTGGCCAGCGGCATCAACAACGCGGCAGCGCGGGCGGCCGGGCTGATGGCCGTTGCCGGCCTGCCCCTGCTGGTCGGTATGGGACCGGACGCCTACCGTTCGACCGCGGCTTTCGACATGTCGTTCAGCCGGGCCATGCCGCTATGTGCCGGACTGCTGTTCGCCGGTGCTCTGGTGGCGTTCGCGCTGCTGCCGCAGAACGCCGCGACCGCCCACCACGCGCACGGCAGAGCGCACGGTTGGCTGATGGAGCCGCCGTTGGTGTCCCCCAGGGCCCGTCGTCGCACCGCCGACTGACCCTCCGATGTCTGCGGCCGGTGTCACACCGGTATACGCCCACCGGTCTCCTGGGTGGGACGGACCGCCCCGTCGGTCCGTCCCACCGCTTCGGAGCAGCCGCTATGAAAGGAACACCGTTATGTCGTATCCCTATCCCGAGCTGAAGTACTGGGGCGAGGACGGCGAGGTCAGCGCCGTCTTCCGGCCCGCGGCCACCCCTCCGGCCCTCGGCGTCAGCGGCGCGGGGCAGAGTGCCACCCACTATCTGGCGACCACCGAGACGACCCGAGGGGAGTTCGGGCTGTACCGGGTGGAGATGAAGCCGAGGGCGGGCGGTCCCAAGACCCACTTCCACAAGCGGATCTCGGAGTCGTTCTACATCCTGGACGGCACGGTCCGGGTGTACAACGGCGTGCAGTGGATCGACGCGCGCAAGGGTGACTTCCTTCATGTGCCGCAGGGCGGCCTGCACGCCTTCCGCAACGACTCCGACGCCCCGGCCGACATGCTCCTGCTGTTCACCCCCGGGGCGCCCCGTGAGGAGTACTTCGAGCAGGTGTCCCAACTGGCGCACGCCTCGGACGAGGAGCGGGACGCGTTCTTCGACAAGCACGACTCCTATTTCGTGGAGTAGGAGTAGGCCCGGGGCCGCGCCCGTTCTCGTGGCCACCGTGTCCATGAGCGTGTGCACGCTGTCACAGCCATGGGGTGCGTCCTGTCTAGGTGGCATGAGCACGGTGCGTACGGCCGTGCGGTGTGCCCAGGCCGGCCGACAGGCCGGCGAGCCCCTCATGGAGGAACACATGCGAGTACTCGTAGCAGGTGCCACCGGCCTCATGGGGTCGAGAACCGTAGCCCGGCTCCGGGACCACGGCGTCGAGGTCGGGCAGCTCTCCCGTGCGCAGGGAGTCGACCTCCGCACCGGGGACGGTGTCGAACAGGCGCTGCGTGCCGTGGACGTGGTCGTGGACGTCACCGACGCCCCCTCGCACGAGCGGCGGGTGAGCGAGCAGTTCTTCACCGCCGCGACCGGCAACCTCCTGCGGGCGGCCGGCGCGGCCGGCGTCGCGCACTACGTACTGCTGTCGCTGGTGGGAGCCGACCGGGTCGACTCGGGCTACTTCCCGGCGAAGGCGGTCCAGGAGCGGTTGGCCCGCCGGTCCACCGTCCCGTACTCCGTGGTGAGGGCCTCGCCCTTCTTCGAGACCGTTCAGTCCGTCGCTGCCGCCGCCACCCGGCCGGACGGTGTGCGCGTGGCGCCCCTGCTGCTGCGGCCGGTCTCGGTCGACGACGTCGCCGCGACGGTCGCGCATGTCGCGGTCGGGGTGCCCCTGTTCGACGTCCTGGAGACGGCCGGCCCCGAAGAGGGCCGGCTTACGGATCTCGTCTCCGATCTCCTGACCGCCCTCGGTCTGCCGGGGCAGGTCGTCACCGATCCCCGGGCGCCGTTCTTCGGCGCGGAGCTCTCCGAGAGGGCTCTGCTTCCCGGACCTGACGCCCACCTGGGCCACCACTCCTTCGCCCGGTGGCTCAAAGAGCGCTGACCGGCCGAGGCAGAGGCCCGCCTTACCCGGCCGGCCTCTGCCCGCCGGCGACCTCACATCGCGTCCGACCGTTTCCTCCCCTGCCCTGTCAGGAAGGCTGCCATGAGTGTTCCGTCCCGGCCCGCCACGTCCCCCGTGACCAGTGAGCTCGACCAGCTACCCGACCGCGACCGCGAGGAGACCGCCGAATGGCAGGCCTCTCTCGACGCCGTCGTGCGCAACGCCGGGCCGGACCGGGCGGTGTATCTGCTGCGCCGCGTGCACGAGTTCGCGGCCCGGTCCGGGCTGTCCCTGCCCGGGCTGCTGGCCTCGGACTACATCAACACCGTGCCCGTCTCGGCCCAGCCGGCGTTCGACGGCGACCTGGCGATGGAGACCAGGATCACCGCGCTCAACCGGTGGAACGCGGCGGCCATGGTGACCCGTGGGGCACCCCTGGGACTGGGCGGCCACATCGCCACGTACGCCTCGGCGGCCTGGCTGTACGAGATCGGGTTCAACCACTTCTTCCACGGCAAGGACGGTGACGGCTCGGGCGACCAGTTGTTCCTGCAGGGCCATGCCTCACCGGGCATCTATGCCCGGGTCTTCCTCGAAGGACGGCTGAGCGCACAGGACCTGGACGGCTTCCGGCGCGAGGCCACGGGGCACGGTCTGCCGTCCTACCCGCACCCGCGCCGCCTGCCGTGGCTGTGGGAGTTCCCCACCGTGTCCATGGGCCTCGGCCCTCTCGGCGCCATCTACCAGGCCCGGTTCAACCGCTATCTGCGAGCCCGCGGCATCAAGGACACCTCCGCCTCACGGGTGTGGGCGTTCCTCGGCGACGGCGAGATCGACGAGCCGGAGTCGACGGCCGCGCTGACTCTGGCGTCCCGCGAGAACCTCGACAACCTCACCTTCGTCGTCAACTGCAACCTGCAGCGGCTCGACGGCCCGGTGCGCTCCAACTCCAAGATCGTCCAGGAGCTCGATGCCCGCTTCCGGGGCGCCGGCTGGAACGTGGTCAAGACGCTGTGGGGCGAGGCCTGGGACCCGCTGCTGCTGCGGGACACCACCGGGGACCTGGTCCGGCGGCTGGGTGAGATACCGGACGCACAGCTGCAGACCCTGGCCGCACGGGACGCGGCCTACATCCGTAAGAGCTTCTTCACCGGCGACGCGCTCTCCGGCGTGGCCGCCTCCCTGAACGACACCCAGGTGGTCGACCTCTTCGGGAACTCCCGTGGGGGCCATGAGCCGTTGAAGGTCCACGCCGCCTACCGGGCCGCCGTGGAACACAAGGGCGCACCCACGGTGATCCTGGCCCAGACGGTCAAGGGGCACACCCTCGGCTCGGCGTTCGAGTCCCGCAACGCCAACCACCAGATGAAGAAGCTCACCCCGCAACAGTTCCGCGACATGCGCGACCTGCTGGAACTTCCCATCCCCGACAGCGCGCTCGCGGGCGACCAGGTGCCCTACTGGCATCCGGGGCCGGACGCGCCCGAGGTGCGGTACCTGCGCGAACGCCGAGCGGCACTGGGCGGTCCGGCTCCCGCCCGACGGGTCGTCAACAGACCGTTGCCGCAGCCGGCCGCCACGTCCTTCGAGGCCCTGAAGAAGGGCTTCGGCCATCAGGAAGTGGCCACCACCATGGCGCTGGTCCGCCTGGTCAAGGACTTGATGCGGGACAAGGACACCGGCGCGCGCTGGGTTCCGATCATCCCCGACGAGGCGCGCACCTTCGGTATGGAGTCGATGTTCCCCACGGCCGGCATCTACTCGCCCCACGGACAGACCTACGATCCGGTCGACGCCGACCAGCTGCTCTTCTACAAGGAGAGCAGCACGGGCCAGCTGATCATCGAGGGGATCACGGAAGCCGGTTCGGTCGCGGAGTTCGCCGCCGCAGCGACCTCGTACGCCACCCACGGCGAACCCATGATCCCGTTCTACATCTTCTACTCCATGTTCGGCTTCCAGCGGACCGGCGACCAGTTCTGGGCGCTCGCCGACCAGATGGGCCGCGGTTTCGTCGTGGGCGGCACCGCCGGGCGCACCACCATGACCGGGGAGGGGCTGCAGCACGGAGACGGACACTCGCACCTGCTGGCGGCCACCAATCCGGCGGTGGTCAGCTACGACCCGGCCTTCGCCTTCGAGATCGCGGTCATCGCGCGGGAGGGCCTGCGCCGCATGTACGGCGAACGGCCCGAGAACGTCTTCTACTACCTGACCGTCTACAACGAGCCGAAGACGCAGCCGGCGATACCGCCGGTACCCGGCGTCGAGGAGGGCATCGTCCGGGGGATCTACCGCTTCCGGCCCGCCGACCCGGCCGCCACCGGACCCCGTATCCAGCTGCTGGCCTCCGGCACCGCCATCCACTGGGCGCTGCGCGCACAGGAACTCCTCGCCGCCGAGTGGAACGTGCACGCGGACGTGTGGTCGGTGACGTCCTGGACGGAGCTGCGCCGGGACGCGTTGGACACCGACGCCGCCGTCCTGCGCGGCGAGCACCGCCTGCCGTACGTCACCGAGGCGCTGGCCGGAGCGCCGGGTCCGGTGCTGGCGGTCAGCGACTGGATGCGCCAGGTGCCGGACCAGATCAGCCAGTGGGTCGAGCAGGACTACTTCTCCCTGGGCACCGACGGTTTCGGGCTGTCCGACACCCGGGACGACGTGCGCCGCTACTTCCGGGTGGACGCCGAATCGATCGTCGTGACGGCCCTGGACCGCCTGGCCCGAGCCGGGCAGGTCACCCCGGAGACGACCCAACGGGCGCGCAAGCGCCACGGCCTCGATCTGTGACCTGCACGGTCAGGACCGGGGCCGGGCCCGGGCCAGGACTTGTGCAGGGACCTGGTCCGGGGCCGTGTCATGTCCGGCCGGCCCCCGGGCCTGTCGTGGTCGCCTCCTCCTCGGCGTCATTCGAGTCCCGGCCGGGTCCATCCCAGGTGAAGAACCGCCACGTCGTCAGCCGTCCCGCCCTCGGGCGCGGCCGGCGCCGAAGCGCCGCGCACCAGGGCGTCGACAAAGCGCTGGGCCGGCAGATGGGCGTGTCGGTCCGCGAGACGCAGCAGGCCGTCCTCACCCAGCCGCCCGCAGGAGGTCCGGGCCTCGTACAGCCCGTCGGTGAAGAGCACCACGCTGTCCGCGGCGGACAGCGTATGCTCGCTCTCCGTCCAGTCCCCACGTCCGGGGAAGAGCCCCAACGCGAGTCCCGGCCGGTGCTCGACCCAGCGGATGCCTCCGGCGTGCCGGTGCAGCATGCCGGGGTGACCGGCGCTGATCACCCGCACGGACCGTCCGTCGGACGGGAAGACCAGGGAGACGACCGTGGCGTAGGTGTCCTCGTGCGGCCGCTCGTCGACCAGGACTCGCTCCAGCAGGCGGAGCCTGCGCATCGGGGACTGGCCGCAGAGTACGGCGGTGCGCCAGGCCAGCCGCAGATGCACCGCGAGGGCTGCCTCGGCTGCGCCGTGCCCGGAGACGTCCCCCATCACGACGTGGACGGTACGGTCCTCGCTCTGGACGATGTCGCAGAAGTCACCGCCCAGCAGCGCGTGGGAGCGGCTGGGAGCGTAGTGGGAGGCGCTGGTGAAGCCGTCGTCGTCGAGTACGAGGGCGGGCAGCAGCCCTCTTTCGAGGAAGGCGTTGTCCGACGGCTCAAGAAGTTTGGTCATCTCAGGCTTTCGTGCGGCGGGTGAACGGGTGGCCGGCACCTGGGCGTGACCCATATGTCATGTGATCTGTCACATGTCGAGGGTCCGTCCAGTCATACAGAGCAAGGAGGAGCACAAGCTCCACCGACCGGATCCGGCAGGACGAAGCCATCGACACCCCGTCCGAGCCGGTGAGGAGAGGAGTCACCATGCCGAGCAACACAGCGCACACGCCGGGAGCTTCCGCCCCCTCGGTCACTGACTCGCCTGCCCCGTGGCTGATCGGCCTGCCGTTCGGTTCCGCCGCCCACGTGGTGTGGCTGTACTACGTCGTGAAAGAGGCCGAGGACGGCATCCGCGCGGTGCGGGTCGCCCTGGAGCGGGCGAACGGCGAACGGGACCGGCCGGCACGTGAAGGGCCGCTGGCCCAGGCCGAACCCATCGAGGTACAGCGGATCCTGCACGACGCCGTCGGTCACGCGAACCTGGTCCCCTGGCCGTGATCGGCCGGCCGGAAGCGGTGACGGAAGCGGATTCGCAGCCCACGGGGGCGGAGCTCCCGGTCCGCCCAGACTGCTGTGCCCGACTGCTGTGGCTGGCTGCTGTGCTCACGCGGAGGGTCCCGGAGCGGTTCATGTCTGCTCCGGGACCCTCTCGACGTCATCGCACCGAGTGAGCGGCGTTCTCGATGACGTCGGTCACCTTCCCCGGCTGCGAGACGCTCACGGCGTGGGACGCACGGACCTTCGTGGTGTGCGCGTGCGCACGCTCGGCCATGAACTGCTGCGTCCTCGGCGGGATGTTGAGGTCCTGATCGGCGATCAGCACCCAGGACGGAATGCTCTTCCATGCGGGCTCGGCCGCGCCCTCGGCCAGGGCGGCGTCGGTCACCGGCCGCTGGGTGACGGCCATCAGATCGGTCTGGCCACGGGACACGTCGGCAGCGAACTGGTGCCTGAACTTGTCGTTCCGGATGTACAGGTCGGTGCCCCGGGAGCCGTCGGGGTTGGTGAACGGCACGGGGCGCAGGGCGTCACCGAGGGTACTGCCGGGGAATTTACCCGACAGGTCGACCGCGCTCTCGCCCTTCTCCGGAAGGAAGGCGGCGAGGTACACGAGCGCCTTCACGTTCTTGTTGCCCGTGGCGGCGTTGCTGATGACCGATCCGCCGTAGGAGTGTCCGGCGAGCACCACGGGACCGTCGATGCCGGCCAGGACGTCCTTGAGATAGGCGGAGTCCCCGCTCAGGGACCGCAGGGGGTTGGCGACGGCCACCACGGGATATCCGTCGTGCCGGAGTTCCTTGACGACCCCGTTCCAGCTGGTGGAGTCGGCGAACGCGCCATGGACCAGCACCACCGTCGGCTTGGGCCGCTGGGGTCCGGTGTTCTTGTCGGCGGAGGCCGGCGCGACGGTCGCGGCTGTCAGGGCCGCGGCGATGCCGAACCCGGCCAGCACGGTGAGCGAGGTCCGGGCGCGGCGGGTGAGGGAACGAGCGTTCATGATGGGTTCCTTTCGATGTGTGGCGGTCGAGCCACGTCGGGGTGGTGCTTGGGGCGATGCCCCAGGAAGGGGGTCGTGGACGAGTGACATCGGGTGCGGTCGGATGCGGCGGCGGATGGGCTGCGGCTGCGGTCAAGTACCCGACGCCCGCCGAGGTGTTGCGGGGTTCGCCTCGGTGCGGATCCGCTCGACGAACCGTGCGTCCTCGGCGTCGACGGCCCGCGCGGTCTCCAGTACCTCCGGCAGACTCCCGGCCGGTATGACGACGGCGCCCGCGGCATCACAGAAGACGTAGTCCCCCGGCACGACGGCGACGCCCGCGAACTCGACGGTGATGTTCGCCGCGTACGGCATCACCGTGTCTCCGCCCCACCGGGTGGTCTCTCCCTGACACCAGGTGGCGAAGTCGTAGCCGCGCAGTTGACCGAAATCCCGCAGTCGGCCGTCGGCCAGCACCCCGGCCAGG
Coding sequences:
- the aceE gene encoding pyruvate dehydrogenase (acetyl-transferring), homodimeric type, with the translated sequence MSVPSRPATSPVTSELDQLPDRDREETAEWQASLDAVVRNAGPDRAVYLLRRVHEFAARSGLSLPGLLASDYINTVPVSAQPAFDGDLAMETRITALNRWNAAAMVTRGAPLGLGGHIATYASAAWLYEIGFNHFFHGKDGDGSGDQLFLQGHASPGIYARVFLEGRLSAQDLDGFRREATGHGLPSYPHPRRLPWLWEFPTVSMGLGPLGAIYQARFNRYLRARGIKDTSASRVWAFLGDGEIDEPESTAALTLASRENLDNLTFVVNCNLQRLDGPVRSNSKIVQELDARFRGAGWNVVKTLWGEAWDPLLLRDTTGDLVRRLGEIPDAQLQTLAARDAAYIRKSFFTGDALSGVAASLNDTQVVDLFGNSRGGHEPLKVHAAYRAAVEHKGAPTVILAQTVKGHTLGSAFESRNANHQMKKLTPQQFRDMRDLLELPIPDSALAGDQVPYWHPGPDAPEVRYLRERRAALGGPAPARRVVNRPLPQPAATSFEALKKGFGHQEVATTMALVRLVKDLMRDKDTGARWVPIIPDEARTFGMESMFPTAGIYSPHGQTYDPVDADQLLFYKESSTGQLIIEGITEAGSVAEFAAAATSYATHGEPMIPFYIFYSMFGFQRTGDQFWALADQMGRGFVVGGTAGRTTMTGEGLQHGDGHSHLLAATNPAVVSYDPAFAFEIAVIAREGLRRMYGERPENVFYYLTVYNEPKTQPAIPPVPGVEEGIVRGIYRFRPADPAATGPRIQLLASGTAIHWALRAQELLAAEWNVHADVWSVTSWTELRRDALDTDAAVLRGEHRLPYVTEALAGAPGPVLAVSDWMRQVPDQISQWVEQDYFSLGTDGFGLSDTRDDVRRYFRVDAESIVVTALDRLARAGQVTPETTQRARKRHGLDL
- a CDS encoding PP2C family protein-serine/threonine phosphatase, with product MTKLLEPSDNAFLERGLLPALVLDDDGFTSASHYAPSRSHALLGGDFCDIVQSEDRTVHVVMGDVSGHGAAEAALAVHLRLAWRTAVLCGQSPMRRLRLLERVLVDERPHEDTYATVVSLVFPSDGRSVRVISAGHPGMLHRHAGGIRWVEHRPGLALGLFPGRGDWTESEHTLSAADSVVLFTDGLYEARTSCGRLGEDGLLRLADRHAHLPAQRFVDALVRGASAPAAPEGGTADDVAVLHLGWTRPGLE
- a CDS encoding alpha/beta fold hydrolase, with the translated sequence MNARSLTRRARTSLTVLAGFGIAAALTAATVAPASADKNTGPQRPKPTVVLVHGAFADSTSWNGVVKELRHDGYPVVAVANPLRSLSGDSAYLKDVLAGIDGPVVLAGHSYGGSVISNAATGNKNVKALVYLAAFLPEKGESAVDLSGKFPGSTLGDALRPVPFTNPDGSRGTDLYIRNDKFRHQFAADVSRGQTDLMAVTQRPVTDAALAEGAAEPAWKSIPSWVLIADQDLNIPPRTQQFMAERAHAHTTKVRASHAVSVSQPGKVTDVIENAAHSVR